A single window of Salvia splendens isolate huo1 chromosome 6, SspV2, whole genome shotgun sequence DNA harbors:
- the LOC121806550 gene encoding splicing factor, suppressor of white-apricot homolog isoform X1 — translation MDMEIIGRHSLLFDDDAMLAFVNSGDALVEWHSLQIDRYDVRHLLSAPPPPRRRNCSYEPRTSDDPSIEFLIDQERYLDLPSESNQPDLEEKEEEKSPNSFGYHAIAFSYGNTDDSADQKTTDIEMEAKGYLPPFFVPGDIVMPPAEKLHQIIARTAIFVSKHGGQSEIILRVKQGDNPTFGFLMPDHHLHTYFRYLVEHPELLHPEIDEISQDGGKMGTEHNNSGNIGGALSLLGSVYGSGEDEDADDAVNASLSHDAKNMESAETAAKDESGKSIPSKKDKVPALKKNTSIIGSKRKSVKGSKKEDNSGAKEEKLRNHGIGATSKPIVEPPPELKRMVDKLVEFITRNGRQFEATLLEQDSKLERFPFLLSSNQYHPYYLKALEAAQESKVNGKSFYPGQEDLGGRGISRKGSLPKEMGISHSTSELCDVPFESDRKEKFKMVIGKSKKDAHEAEKESQECGFTVDAAAAAAILQAATKGIKSSGLRYITNTASNSHINAVRNEDGQPANSSNLQPLLPYSTGEKSEQSGSCKPSASHEVAGGDDYSNSNLTEEQKLKATRLKRAKMFVAMLKSGALPSRTGASRGSSAEPVEHGVWRSAAEGRYASQEREGSAPAVVYKSAVECNFSERQSDQQSKRKYRSESIGRKDDEEDSDREGHLFRKRRISRRSEDDENENAVEKEHRYNQEKGRHQSHSPEDNKNEGESTAENKDTKSLHSSHRSEGDDNESEGMCKEGREAKDNGRHPGRKYRSRSQREDGEVGNAVEKDRKHRRSKHRSHSSSEESDNGEESDGQDAEHKHYRSKYNSRRSQRDDNAREGAYKEERDKEHKRSHGSRSRRHESKYAVEKEDKKYRRKHSSHLSYEENGGESSGDEKEDHRSKSSHSKHKDDGHEDIYREEKDRKRSRKSSHSRHSSSESPSRHSSERHKKHRSSRTSHHSEDKHKHRHRHRKDRESHHRHKHDGASDDEHLHRASSRHPEKESLDLEEGEISSKGESKGIVSGDGKREASVDVASSEQRAPSLPSETTEVPADLRAKIRAMLMATRS, via the exons ATttagaagaaaaggaagaagaaaaatCACCCAACAGTTTCGGTTATCATGCTATTGCCTTCTCTTATGGAAATACTGATGATTCTGCTGATCAAAAGACTACAGATATTGAGATGGAAGCCAAAGGGTATCTCCCTCCGTTCTTTGTTCCTGGGGACATTGTCATG CCTCCGGCTGAAAAATTACATCAGATAATTGCAAGAACTGCCATTTTTGTCAGCAAACATGGTGGCCAGTCAGAAATCATTCTGCGGGTGAAACAAGGGGACAACCCAACATTTGGGTTTCTGATGCCTGATCATCATCTTCATACGTACTTCAGATATCTTGTTGAGCACCCTGAGCTTTTGCATCCTGAAATTGATGAAATATCTCAAGATGGGGGGAAAATGGGTACTGAGCACAACAATTCTGGTAATATTGGGGGAGCTTTATCTTTGCTCGGTTCTGTATATGGGTCTGGGGAGGATGAGGACGCTGATGATGCTGTTAATGCTTCTCTATCTCATGACGCAAAAAACATGGAATCTGCGGAAACTGCTGCTAAGGATGAGTCAGGAAAATCAATTCCATCTAAAAAGGATAAGGTTCCTGCATTGAAGAAGAACACTTCAATCATAGGTTCGAAACGTAAAAGTGTAAAAGGGAGTAAGAAGGAAGATAATTCTGGTGCTAAAGAAGAGAAATTAAGGAATCATGGTATTGGAGCCACTTCAAAACCAATTGTAGAGCCTCCTCCTGAATTAAAGAGAATGGTTGATAAGCTTGTTGAATTTATTACGAGAAACGGGAGACAATTTGAGGCAACACTACTTGAACAAGATAGTAAGCTCGAGCGATTTCCTTTCCTGCTTTCATCCAATCAGTATCATCCCTACTACTTAAAAGCACTTGAAGCAGCTCAGGAG TCAAAAGTTAATGGCAAGAGCTTCTATCCTGGACAGGAGGATCTGGGTGGACGTGGGATTAGCAGAAAAGGTTCTTTGCCCAAAGAAATGGGTATTTCACACTCCACTTCTGAACTTTGTGATGTGCCATTTGAATCTGATAGGAAAGAGAAGTTCAAGATGGTGATTGGAAAATCAAAGAAAGATGCACATGAGGCAGAAAAGGAATCCCAAGAATGTGGATTCACTGTAGAcgcagctgctgctgctgctatcCTTCAGGCTGCCACAAAAGGAATTAAGAGCTCTGGTTTGCGATACATCACTAACACTGCCTCTAATTCCCATATCAATGCTGTTAGAAATGAGGATGGGCAGCCTGCAAACTCAAGCAATCTTCAGCCCTTGCTGCCGTACAGTACTGGTGAAAAGTCTGagcaaagtggaagttgcaaaCCCTCAGCTTCTCATGAAGTTGCAGGAGGGGATGATTATTCTAACTCAAACCTGACAGAAGAGCAGAAGCTGAAAGCCACAAGGCTCAAAAGGGCTAAAATGTTTGTGGCTATGTTGAAAAGTGGAGCACTCCCCTCTAGAACAGGAGCATCAAGGGGATCATCTGCAGAACCTGTAGAACATGGAGTGTGGAGATCTGCTGCCGAGGGTCGTTATGCTAGCCAAGAAAGAGAGGGCAGTGCTCCTGCAGTAGTTTACAAGTCTGCTGTCGAGTGTAACTTCAGTGAGAGGCAAAGTGATCAACAATCAAAAAGAAAGTATCGCTCAGAATCCATTGGAAGAAAGGATGATGAAGAGGATAGTGACCGAGAGGGTCACTTGTTCAGGAAGCGCAGAATATCCAGAAGATCCGAGgatgatgaaaatgaaaatgcgGTGGAAAAGGAGCACAGGTACAACCAAGAAAAGGGAAGGCACCAGTCTCATTCACCCGAAGATAATAAGAATGAGGGAGAAAGTACTGCAGAGAACAAGGATACTAAATCACTGCATTCATCCCATCGTTCAGAAGGAGATGACAATGAGTCTGAAGGCATGTGTAAAGAGGGTAGAGAAGCTAAGGACAATGGTCGTCACCCCGGAAGAAAATACAGATCAAGAAGCCAAAGGGAAGATGGAGAAGTTGGAAATGCAGTAGAGAAGGATCGAAAGCACCGTAGGAGTAAGCACAGGTCTCACTCTTCTTCAGAGGAAAGCGACAATGGAGAGGAAAGTGATGGACAAGATGCCGAGCATAAGCACTATAGATCAAAATACAACTCTCGTCGTTCACAGCGTGATGATAATGCGCGTGAAGGTGCATATAAAGAGGAAAGAGATAAGGAACACAAAAGGAGTCACGGATCAAGATCCAGAAGGCACGAGAGCAAATATGCAGTAGAAAAGGAGGATAAGAAGTACAGGAGAAAGCACTCGTCTCATCTCTCTTACGAGGAAAATGGGGGAGAAAGTAGTGGAGATGAAAAGGAGGATCATCGCTCTAAGTCTTCTCATTCAAAGCACAAGGATGATGGCCATGAAGACATATATAGAGAAGAAAAGGATCGTAAACGATCCAGGAAGAGTAGCCATTCTCGCCATTCTTCTAGTGAAAGCCCCAGCCGACATTCATCCGAGCGGCACAAGAAGCACCGTTCTAGCCGCACTTCACATCATAGTGAGGACAAGCACAAGCACAGGCACAGGCACCGGAAAGACAGAGAATCTCATCATCGCCACAAGCATGATGGCGCTTCAGATGATGAACATCTGCACCGTGCTAGCTCACGCCACCCCGAAAAAGAATCTCTTGACCTGGAGGAGGGAGAAATCAGCTCGAAGGGTGAGTCGAAGGGGATTGTCAGTGGTGATGGCAAAAGAGAAGCGTCTGTCGATGTAGCGAGTTCCGAACAGAGGGCTCCATCTCTACCCTCTGAAACTACGGAAGTCCCTGCTGATCTAAGGGCCAAAATTCGGGCAATGTTGATGGCGACGAGGTCATAG
- the LOC121806550 gene encoding splicing factor, suppressor of white-apricot homolog isoform X2 has protein sequence MEAKGYLPPFFVPGDIVMPPAEKLHQIIARTAIFVSKHGGQSEIILRVKQGDNPTFGFLMPDHHLHTYFRYLVEHPELLHPEIDEISQDGGKMGTEHNNSGNIGGALSLLGSVYGSGEDEDADDAVNASLSHDAKNMESAETAAKDESGKSIPSKKDKVPALKKNTSIIGSKRKSVKGSKKEDNSGAKEEKLRNHGIGATSKPIVEPPPELKRMVDKLVEFITRNGRQFEATLLEQDSKLERFPFLLSSNQYHPYYLKALEAAQESKVNGKSFYPGQEDLGGRGISRKGSLPKEMGISHSTSELCDVPFESDRKEKFKMVIGKSKKDAHEAEKESQECGFTVDAAAAAAILQAATKGIKSSGLRYITNTASNSHINAVRNEDGQPANSSNLQPLLPYSTGEKSEQSGSCKPSASHEVAGGDDYSNSNLTEEQKLKATRLKRAKMFVAMLKSGALPSRTGASRGSSAEPVEHGVWRSAAEGRYASQEREGSAPAVVYKSAVECNFSERQSDQQSKRKYRSESIGRKDDEEDSDREGHLFRKRRISRRSEDDENENAVEKEHRYNQEKGRHQSHSPEDNKNEGESTAENKDTKSLHSSHRSEGDDNESEGMCKEGREAKDNGRHPGRKYRSRSQREDGEVGNAVEKDRKHRRSKHRSHSSSEESDNGEESDGQDAEHKHYRSKYNSRRSQRDDNAREGAYKEERDKEHKRSHGSRSRRHESKYAVEKEDKKYRRKHSSHLSYEENGGESSGDEKEDHRSKSSHSKHKDDGHEDIYREEKDRKRSRKSSHSRHSSSESPSRHSSERHKKHRSSRTSHHSEDKHKHRHRHRKDRESHHRHKHDGASDDEHLHRASSRHPEKESLDLEEGEISSKGESKGIVSGDGKREASVDVASSEQRAPSLPSETTEVPADLRAKIRAMLMATRS, from the exons ATGGAAGCCAAAGGGTATCTCCCTCCGTTCTTTGTTCCTGGGGACATTGTCATG CCTCCGGCTGAAAAATTACATCAGATAATTGCAAGAACTGCCATTTTTGTCAGCAAACATGGTGGCCAGTCAGAAATCATTCTGCGGGTGAAACAAGGGGACAACCCAACATTTGGGTTTCTGATGCCTGATCATCATCTTCATACGTACTTCAGATATCTTGTTGAGCACCCTGAGCTTTTGCATCCTGAAATTGATGAAATATCTCAAGATGGGGGGAAAATGGGTACTGAGCACAACAATTCTGGTAATATTGGGGGAGCTTTATCTTTGCTCGGTTCTGTATATGGGTCTGGGGAGGATGAGGACGCTGATGATGCTGTTAATGCTTCTCTATCTCATGACGCAAAAAACATGGAATCTGCGGAAACTGCTGCTAAGGATGAGTCAGGAAAATCAATTCCATCTAAAAAGGATAAGGTTCCTGCATTGAAGAAGAACACTTCAATCATAGGTTCGAAACGTAAAAGTGTAAAAGGGAGTAAGAAGGAAGATAATTCTGGTGCTAAAGAAGAGAAATTAAGGAATCATGGTATTGGAGCCACTTCAAAACCAATTGTAGAGCCTCCTCCTGAATTAAAGAGAATGGTTGATAAGCTTGTTGAATTTATTACGAGAAACGGGAGACAATTTGAGGCAACACTACTTGAACAAGATAGTAAGCTCGAGCGATTTCCTTTCCTGCTTTCATCCAATCAGTATCATCCCTACTACTTAAAAGCACTTGAAGCAGCTCAGGAG TCAAAAGTTAATGGCAAGAGCTTCTATCCTGGACAGGAGGATCTGGGTGGACGTGGGATTAGCAGAAAAGGTTCTTTGCCCAAAGAAATGGGTATTTCACACTCCACTTCTGAACTTTGTGATGTGCCATTTGAATCTGATAGGAAAGAGAAGTTCAAGATGGTGATTGGAAAATCAAAGAAAGATGCACATGAGGCAGAAAAGGAATCCCAAGAATGTGGATTCACTGTAGAcgcagctgctgctgctgctatcCTTCAGGCTGCCACAAAAGGAATTAAGAGCTCTGGTTTGCGATACATCACTAACACTGCCTCTAATTCCCATATCAATGCTGTTAGAAATGAGGATGGGCAGCCTGCAAACTCAAGCAATCTTCAGCCCTTGCTGCCGTACAGTACTGGTGAAAAGTCTGagcaaagtggaagttgcaaaCCCTCAGCTTCTCATGAAGTTGCAGGAGGGGATGATTATTCTAACTCAAACCTGACAGAAGAGCAGAAGCTGAAAGCCACAAGGCTCAAAAGGGCTAAAATGTTTGTGGCTATGTTGAAAAGTGGAGCACTCCCCTCTAGAACAGGAGCATCAAGGGGATCATCTGCAGAACCTGTAGAACATGGAGTGTGGAGATCTGCTGCCGAGGGTCGTTATGCTAGCCAAGAAAGAGAGGGCAGTGCTCCTGCAGTAGTTTACAAGTCTGCTGTCGAGTGTAACTTCAGTGAGAGGCAAAGTGATCAACAATCAAAAAGAAAGTATCGCTCAGAATCCATTGGAAGAAAGGATGATGAAGAGGATAGTGACCGAGAGGGTCACTTGTTCAGGAAGCGCAGAATATCCAGAAGATCCGAGgatgatgaaaatgaaaatgcgGTGGAAAAGGAGCACAGGTACAACCAAGAAAAGGGAAGGCACCAGTCTCATTCACCCGAAGATAATAAGAATGAGGGAGAAAGTACTGCAGAGAACAAGGATACTAAATCACTGCATTCATCCCATCGTTCAGAAGGAGATGACAATGAGTCTGAAGGCATGTGTAAAGAGGGTAGAGAAGCTAAGGACAATGGTCGTCACCCCGGAAGAAAATACAGATCAAGAAGCCAAAGGGAAGATGGAGAAGTTGGAAATGCAGTAGAGAAGGATCGAAAGCACCGTAGGAGTAAGCACAGGTCTCACTCTTCTTCAGAGGAAAGCGACAATGGAGAGGAAAGTGATGGACAAGATGCCGAGCATAAGCACTATAGATCAAAATACAACTCTCGTCGTTCACAGCGTGATGATAATGCGCGTGAAGGTGCATATAAAGAGGAAAGAGATAAGGAACACAAAAGGAGTCACGGATCAAGATCCAGAAGGCACGAGAGCAAATATGCAGTAGAAAAGGAGGATAAGAAGTACAGGAGAAAGCACTCGTCTCATCTCTCTTACGAGGAAAATGGGGGAGAAAGTAGTGGAGATGAAAAGGAGGATCATCGCTCTAAGTCTTCTCATTCAAAGCACAAGGATGATGGCCATGAAGACATATATAGAGAAGAAAAGGATCGTAAACGATCCAGGAAGAGTAGCCATTCTCGCCATTCTTCTAGTGAAAGCCCCAGCCGACATTCATCCGAGCGGCACAAGAAGCACCGTTCTAGCCGCACTTCACATCATAGTGAGGACAAGCACAAGCACAGGCACAGGCACCGGAAAGACAGAGAATCTCATCATCGCCACAAGCATGATGGCGCTTCAGATGATGAACATCTGCACCGTGCTAGCTCACGCCACCCCGAAAAAGAATCTCTTGACCTGGAGGAGGGAGAAATCAGCTCGAAGGGTGAGTCGAAGGGGATTGTCAGTGGTGATGGCAAAAGAGAAGCGTCTGTCGATGTAGCGAGTTCCGAACAGAGGGCTCCATCTCTACCCTCTGAAACTACGGAAGTCCCTGCTGATCTAAGGGCCAAAATTCGGGCAATGTTGATGGCGACGAGGTCATAG
- the LOC121806550 gene encoding protein suppressor of white apricot-like isoform X3, protein MSWQRDVQPPAEKLHQIIARTAIFVSKHGGQSEIILRVKQGDNPTFGFLMPDHHLHTYFRYLVEHPELLHPEIDEISQDGGKMGTEHNNSGNIGGALSLLGSVYGSGEDEDADDAVNASLSHDAKNMESAETAAKDESGKSIPSKKDKVPALKKNTSIIGSKRKSVKGSKKEDNSGAKEEKLRNHGIGATSKPIVEPPPELKRMVDKLVEFITRNGRQFEATLLEQDSKLERFPFLLSSNQYHPYYLKALEAAQESKVNGKSFYPGQEDLGGRGISRKGSLPKEMGISHSTSELCDVPFESDRKEKFKMVIGKSKKDAHEAEKESQECGFTVDAAAAAAILQAATKGIKSSGLRYITNTASNSHINAVRNEDGQPANSSNLQPLLPYSTGEKSEQSGSCKPSASHEVAGGDDYSNSNLTEEQKLKATRLKRAKMFVAMLKSGALPSRTGASRGSSAEPVEHGVWRSAAEGRYASQEREGSAPAVVYKSAVECNFSERQSDQQSKRKYRSESIGRKDDEEDSDREGHLFRKRRISRRSEDDENENAVEKEHRYNQEKGRHQSHSPEDNKNEGESTAENKDTKSLHSSHRSEGDDNESEGMCKEGREAKDNGRHPGRKYRSRSQREDGEVGNAVEKDRKHRRSKHRSHSSSEESDNGEESDGQDAEHKHYRSKYNSRRSQRDDNAREGAYKEERDKEHKRSHGSRSRRHESKYAVEKEDKKYRRKHSSHLSYEENGGESSGDEKEDHRSKSSHSKHKDDGHEDIYREEKDRKRSRKSSHSRHSSSESPSRHSSERHKKHRSSRTSHHSEDKHKHRHRHRKDRESHHRHKHDGASDDEHLHRASSRHPEKESLDLEEGEISSKGESKGIVSGDGKREASVDVASSEQRAPSLPSETTEVPADLRAKIRAMLMATRS, encoded by the exons ATGTCATGGCAAAGGGATGTGCAG CCTCCGGCTGAAAAATTACATCAGATAATTGCAAGAACTGCCATTTTTGTCAGCAAACATGGTGGCCAGTCAGAAATCATTCTGCGGGTGAAACAAGGGGACAACCCAACATTTGGGTTTCTGATGCCTGATCATCATCTTCATACGTACTTCAGATATCTTGTTGAGCACCCTGAGCTTTTGCATCCTGAAATTGATGAAATATCTCAAGATGGGGGGAAAATGGGTACTGAGCACAACAATTCTGGTAATATTGGGGGAGCTTTATCTTTGCTCGGTTCTGTATATGGGTCTGGGGAGGATGAGGACGCTGATGATGCTGTTAATGCTTCTCTATCTCATGACGCAAAAAACATGGAATCTGCGGAAACTGCTGCTAAGGATGAGTCAGGAAAATCAATTCCATCTAAAAAGGATAAGGTTCCTGCATTGAAGAAGAACACTTCAATCATAGGTTCGAAACGTAAAAGTGTAAAAGGGAGTAAGAAGGAAGATAATTCTGGTGCTAAAGAAGAGAAATTAAGGAATCATGGTATTGGAGCCACTTCAAAACCAATTGTAGAGCCTCCTCCTGAATTAAAGAGAATGGTTGATAAGCTTGTTGAATTTATTACGAGAAACGGGAGACAATTTGAGGCAACACTACTTGAACAAGATAGTAAGCTCGAGCGATTTCCTTTCCTGCTTTCATCCAATCAGTATCATCCCTACTACTTAAAAGCACTTGAAGCAGCTCAGGAG TCAAAAGTTAATGGCAAGAGCTTCTATCCTGGACAGGAGGATCTGGGTGGACGTGGGATTAGCAGAAAAGGTTCTTTGCCCAAAGAAATGGGTATTTCACACTCCACTTCTGAACTTTGTGATGTGCCATTTGAATCTGATAGGAAAGAGAAGTTCAAGATGGTGATTGGAAAATCAAAGAAAGATGCACATGAGGCAGAAAAGGAATCCCAAGAATGTGGATTCACTGTAGAcgcagctgctgctgctgctatcCTTCAGGCTGCCACAAAAGGAATTAAGAGCTCTGGTTTGCGATACATCACTAACACTGCCTCTAATTCCCATATCAATGCTGTTAGAAATGAGGATGGGCAGCCTGCAAACTCAAGCAATCTTCAGCCCTTGCTGCCGTACAGTACTGGTGAAAAGTCTGagcaaagtggaagttgcaaaCCCTCAGCTTCTCATGAAGTTGCAGGAGGGGATGATTATTCTAACTCAAACCTGACAGAAGAGCAGAAGCTGAAAGCCACAAGGCTCAAAAGGGCTAAAATGTTTGTGGCTATGTTGAAAAGTGGAGCACTCCCCTCTAGAACAGGAGCATCAAGGGGATCATCTGCAGAACCTGTAGAACATGGAGTGTGGAGATCTGCTGCCGAGGGTCGTTATGCTAGCCAAGAAAGAGAGGGCAGTGCTCCTGCAGTAGTTTACAAGTCTGCTGTCGAGTGTAACTTCAGTGAGAGGCAAAGTGATCAACAATCAAAAAGAAAGTATCGCTCAGAATCCATTGGAAGAAAGGATGATGAAGAGGATAGTGACCGAGAGGGTCACTTGTTCAGGAAGCGCAGAATATCCAGAAGATCCGAGgatgatgaaaatgaaaatgcgGTGGAAAAGGAGCACAGGTACAACCAAGAAAAGGGAAGGCACCAGTCTCATTCACCCGAAGATAATAAGAATGAGGGAGAAAGTACTGCAGAGAACAAGGATACTAAATCACTGCATTCATCCCATCGTTCAGAAGGAGATGACAATGAGTCTGAAGGCATGTGTAAAGAGGGTAGAGAAGCTAAGGACAATGGTCGTCACCCCGGAAGAAAATACAGATCAAGAAGCCAAAGGGAAGATGGAGAAGTTGGAAATGCAGTAGAGAAGGATCGAAAGCACCGTAGGAGTAAGCACAGGTCTCACTCTTCTTCAGAGGAAAGCGACAATGGAGAGGAAAGTGATGGACAAGATGCCGAGCATAAGCACTATAGATCAAAATACAACTCTCGTCGTTCACAGCGTGATGATAATGCGCGTGAAGGTGCATATAAAGAGGAAAGAGATAAGGAACACAAAAGGAGTCACGGATCAAGATCCAGAAGGCACGAGAGCAAATATGCAGTAGAAAAGGAGGATAAGAAGTACAGGAGAAAGCACTCGTCTCATCTCTCTTACGAGGAAAATGGGGGAGAAAGTAGTGGAGATGAAAAGGAGGATCATCGCTCTAAGTCTTCTCATTCAAAGCACAAGGATGATGGCCATGAAGACATATATAGAGAAGAAAAGGATCGTAAACGATCCAGGAAGAGTAGCCATTCTCGCCATTCTTCTAGTGAAAGCCCCAGCCGACATTCATCCGAGCGGCACAAGAAGCACCGTTCTAGCCGCACTTCACATCATAGTGAGGACAAGCACAAGCACAGGCACAGGCACCGGAAAGACAGAGAATCTCATCATCGCCACAAGCATGATGGCGCTTCAGATGATGAACATCTGCACCGTGCTAGCTCACGCCACCCCGAAAAAGAATCTCTTGACCTGGAGGAGGGAGAAATCAGCTCGAAGGGTGAGTCGAAGGGGATTGTCAGTGGTGATGGCAAAAGAGAAGCGTCTGTCGATGTAGCGAGTTCCGAACAGAGGGCTCCATCTCTACCCTCTGAAACTACGGAAGTCCCTGCTGATCTAAGGGCCAAAATTCGGGCAATGTTGATGGCGACGAGGTCATAG